A single window of Candidatus Eisenbacteria bacterium DNA harbors:
- a CDS encoding ABC transporter substrate-binding protein, with product MVKIGRLLDHPTKAGGAMDYGRAALDLVFDDVNARGGIDGAPITIVEVDAVGSIERVKEGARRLASDGCILILGPAVTDFAVPLVPVLDEIRVPAINWSGSGLARGKWTFQLKVGSLPDEAGYLTRLVAAGGYRAVALVRDAGPIGDEYAGYLRGGLGSLGVGVAADVEIAKPDAAGRCVDAIRRAEPPCVVYLGLGPSGVAFCRALRASGDRVAVIGNIGIGVFPEPALEGVVFTDVVDDANPVLQRFAQKWEARFGSPPLLLGLAASHDLATTAVAALRRAPSLTPAGVRSGLEHLRGIPAAAGAAGTTIGFAPWDRDGYKGPLIVYREIKGGRSVMHRR from the coding sequence GTGGTGAAGATCGGCCGCCTCCTCGACCATCCCACCAAAGCGGGCGGTGCCATGGACTACGGCCGCGCCGCGCTCGACCTCGTGTTCGACGACGTGAACGCACGCGGCGGGATCGACGGCGCGCCGATCACCATCGTCGAGGTCGACGCCGTCGGCAGCATCGAACGCGTGAAGGAGGGCGCACGGCGGCTCGCGTCGGACGGGTGCATTCTCATCCTCGGTCCCGCCGTCACCGACTTCGCCGTGCCGCTCGTCCCCGTGCTCGACGAGATCCGGGTGCCGGCGATCAACTGGTCCGGCAGCGGCCTCGCGCGCGGCAAATGGACATTCCAGTTGAAAGTCGGCTCGCTGCCCGACGAAGCCGGGTATCTCACCCGTCTCGTCGCCGCTGGCGGCTACCGCGCGGTGGCGCTCGTCCGCGACGCCGGCCCGATCGGCGACGAGTACGCGGGCTACCTGCGCGGCGGGCTCGGCAGCCTCGGCGTCGGCGTGGCCGCCGACGTGGAGATCGCGAAGCCCGACGCCGCCGGGCGCTGCGTCGATGCGATCCGGCGCGCCGAGCCACCCTGCGTCGTCTATCTGGGACTCGGGCCCAGCGGCGTCGCCTTCTGCCGTGCGCTGCGGGCGAGCGGTGACCGCGTAGCAGTGATCGGCAACATCGGCATCGGGGTCTTTCCCGAGCCTGCGCTCGAGGGCGTCGTCTTCACCGACGTCGTCGACGACGCGAACCCGGTGCTGCAGCGCTTCGCGCAGAAGTGGGAGGCGCGTTTCGGTTCGCCACCGCTTCTCCTCGGCCTCGCGGCGTCGCACGACCTCGCGACGACCGCGGTCGCAGCCCTGCGCCGCGCCCCGTCGCTCACGCCTGCCGGCGTGCGCAGCGGCCTGGAGCACCTCCGCGGTATCCCCGCGGCGGCGGGCGCGGCCGGTACGACCATCGGCTTCGCACCCTGGGATCGCGACGGCTACAAGGGGCCGCTGATCGTCTACCGCGAGATCAAGGGCGGGCGGTCGGTGATGCACCGTCGTTGA
- a CDS encoding VOC family protein, which produces MGSTMIPSMRYKDAPRMLEWLCRAFGFERHLVVPGEHGTIAHAELTLGDGMIMLGSHRDDEIAKLWKPAADASVLTGSVYVVVEDCDAHHARAKAAGAEIVFPLEAKEYGGKGYGARDPEGQLWYFGSFDPWPKK; this is translated from the coding sequence ATGGGCTCCACGATGATCCCCTCGATGCGCTACAAGGACGCACCCCGAATGCTCGAGTGGCTCTGTCGAGCCTTCGGATTCGAGCGCCATCTCGTCGTGCCCGGCGAGCACGGCACCATCGCGCATGCCGAGCTGACGCTCGGCGACGGCATGATCATGCTCGGCTCGCACCGCGACGACGAGATCGCCAAGCTGTGGAAGCCCGCCGCGGATGCGAGCGTGCTCACCGGCTCCGTGTACGTCGTCGTCGAGGACTGCGACGCGCACCATGCGCGTGCGAAGGCGGCCGGCGCGGAGATCGTGTTCCCGCTGGAAGCCAAGGAGTACGGTGGAAAGGGCTACGGAGCCCGCGATCCCGAGGGACAGCTCTGGTACTTCGGATCGTTCGATCCGTGGCCAAAGAAATGA
- a CDS encoding SDR family NAD(P)-dependent oxidoreductase, giving the protein MHAIAHYGDGVASRLVQRAIGIPPRALHYVGNPTIFDCGETLAALAGSGIAVPPLASYAPRLWSYWDGNLHPDSSHTQSLERAVRGKYVLVTGASSGIGRALAIKVAAAGAHAILVARRADQLAEVRTLIERAGGTASAFPTDLTDAASVERLCHDVVARFGGVDVLVNNAGRSIRRSLSLSEDRFHDFERTMEINYFGAVRLLLGLLPAMRKRGGGHVVNVSSIGAQVGTP; this is encoded by the coding sequence ATGCACGCCATCGCGCACTATGGAGATGGGGTGGCGAGCCGCCTCGTGCAACGCGCGATCGGGATCCCGCCACGGGCGCTCCACTACGTCGGCAACCCGACCATCTTCGACTGCGGCGAGACCCTGGCTGCGCTCGCGGGCTCGGGCATCGCGGTGCCGCCGCTCGCCTCCTATGCCCCGCGTCTGTGGAGCTATTGGGACGGCAATCTGCACCCCGACTCGTCGCACACGCAAAGTCTCGAACGCGCGGTGCGGGGCAAGTACGTCCTCGTCACCGGCGCGTCGTCCGGTATCGGGCGGGCGCTCGCCATCAAGGTCGCGGCCGCGGGCGCGCACGCGATCCTCGTCGCCCGGCGAGCCGATCAGCTCGCCGAGGTGCGAACGCTCATCGAGCGCGCCGGCGGCACGGCATCCGCGTTTCCGACCGACCTCACGGACGCCGCAAGCGTCGAGCGCCTCTGCCACGACGTCGTCGCACGCTTCGGCGGCGTGGACGTCCTCGTCAACAACGCCGGCCGCTCGATCCGACGCTCGCTCAGCCTCTCGGAAGATCGCTTCCACGACTTCGAGCGCACCATGGAGATCAACTACTTCGGTGCGGTGCGCCTGCTCCTCGGCCTGCTGCCCGCCATGCGCAAGCGTGGGGGCGGACACGTCGTCAACGTCTCCTCGATCGGGGCTCAGGTTGGCACCCCG
- a CDS encoding TIGR00730 family Rossman fold protein, giving the protein MSNTDLPLAYRNEEFLDSADARPLRILAEYLQPLHAFEHARVHDTIAFFGSSRLTPDGPLGRYYAEARELARLLTEWSLALASPAHRFLVCSGGGGGIMEAANRGASDAGGRTIGLNIGLPHEQRPNPYITPGLSFEFHYFFMRKLWFAHLARAIVVFPGGYGTLDELFEILTLCQTRKLERPIVTVMYGSTYWNEIVNFPALVRHGVISKEDLEMVRFVDSPPEALACLQSALGTEAAITAPSFARSRTCASPDGAP; this is encoded by the coding sequence ATGTCGAATACCGACCTTCCGCTTGCCTACCGCAACGAGGAGTTCCTCGACAGCGCCGATGCGCGGCCGCTGCGCATCCTGGCGGAGTATCTCCAGCCGCTGCACGCGTTCGAGCACGCACGGGTCCACGACACCATCGCCTTCTTCGGGTCGTCCCGCCTGACCCCCGACGGCCCGCTCGGTCGTTACTACGCCGAGGCGCGCGAGCTGGCCCGCCTGCTGACCGAGTGGTCGCTCGCGCTCGCATCGCCGGCACACCGGTTCCTCGTCTGCAGCGGCGGCGGAGGCGGCATCATGGAGGCCGCGAACCGCGGCGCGAGCGATGCCGGCGGGCGGACGATCGGCCTCAACATCGGCCTTCCGCACGAGCAGCGACCGAATCCGTACATCACGCCCGGGCTCAGCTTCGAGTTCCACTACTTCTTCATGCGCAAGCTGTGGTTCGCCCACTTGGCGCGCGCGATCGTCGTCTTCCCCGGCGGCTACGGCACGCTGGACGAGCTGTTCGAGATCCTGACCCTGTGCCAGACCCGCAAGCTCGAGCGCCCGATCGTGACCGTCATGTACGGATCGACCTACTGGAACGAGATCGTGAACTTTCCGGCGCTCGTCCGCCACGGCGTGATCTCGAAGGAGGACCTCGAGATGGTGAGGTTCGTCGATTCGCCGCCCGAAGCGCTCGCCTGCCTCCAGTCCGCGCTCGGGACGGAAGCGGCGATCACGGCGCCGTCGTTCGCGCGCTCGCGCACGTGCGCGAGCCCCGACGGTGCTCCCTGA
- a CDS encoding RNB domain-containing ribonuclease, with translation MIEYGLEPEFPPAALAEAGALPDGAGGHGHARDLRALPWCSIDNDDSRDLDQLTVAEASIDGCTTIRVAVADVSATVSPGTALDRHARANTTSVYTPPRIFPMLPERLSTDLTSLNPDVDRLAVVIEIAVGPDGVCGESTVYPALVHNHAKLAYHAVGAWLEGEGPLPAAVAAVSGLAENLKLQDGVAQRLKEHRHDHGALELETIEARAEFDGDRVSRLAAEAPNRARQLIEDFMIAANGIVARFLEARRFPVFRRVVRLPERWQRIVSLAADYGEQLPGAPDAPALNAFLLRRRAADPLRFPDLSLTIVKLLGRGEYAASFPGQTVVGHFGLAVSEYTHSTAPNRRYPDLVTQRLVHAALAQKKVPYGRDELNALAAECTEKEDGAQKVERRVRKAAAACLLSSRIGQQFDGVVTGASSKGTWVRVFDPPVEGRVERGEEGLDVGDEVRVRLVHTDPERGFIDFVRV, from the coding sequence ATGATCGAGTACGGGCTCGAGCCCGAGTTTCCGCCCGCGGCGCTGGCCGAGGCCGGCGCGCTCCCGGATGGCGCCGGCGGCCACGGCCACGCGCGCGACCTGCGTGCCCTGCCCTGGTGCTCGATCGACAACGACGACTCGCGTGATCTCGACCAGCTCACGGTGGCCGAGGCGTCGATCGACGGCTGCACCACGATCCGCGTGGCCGTCGCCGACGTGAGCGCGACCGTGTCCCCGGGCACGGCGCTCGACCGGCACGCGCGCGCCAACACCACCTCGGTCTACACGCCGCCCCGGATCTTCCCGATGCTACCGGAGCGACTCAGCACCGATCTCACGTCGCTCAACCCGGACGTGGATCGCCTCGCGGTGGTGATCGAGATCGCGGTCGGGCCCGACGGCGTGTGCGGCGAGTCGACTGTCTACCCCGCGCTCGTGCACAACCACGCGAAGCTCGCCTACCACGCGGTCGGCGCCTGGCTCGAGGGCGAGGGCCCGCTGCCTGCGGCGGTCGCCGCCGTGTCCGGGCTGGCGGAGAACCTGAAGCTCCAGGACGGCGTGGCGCAGCGCCTGAAGGAGCATCGCCACGACCACGGCGCACTCGAGCTCGAGACCATCGAGGCTCGTGCGGAGTTCGACGGCGACCGCGTGAGCAGGCTCGCGGCCGAGGCCCCGAACCGCGCCCGGCAGCTGATCGAGGACTTCATGATCGCCGCGAACGGGATCGTGGCACGGTTCCTCGAAGCGCGGCGGTTCCCGGTGTTCCGCCGGGTCGTGCGCTTGCCCGAGCGCTGGCAGCGCATCGTGTCGCTCGCCGCCGACTACGGTGAGCAGCTGCCCGGCGCGCCCGACGCGCCGGCGCTCAACGCGTTCCTGCTGAGGCGCAGGGCCGCCGATCCGCTGCGATTTCCGGATCTCTCCCTCACCATCGTCAAGCTGCTCGGGCGCGGCGAGTACGCGGCCAGCTTCCCCGGCCAGACCGTCGTCGGGCACTTCGGGCTCGCGGTGAGCGAATACACGCACTCGACGGCGCCCAACCGGCGCTATCCCGACCTCGTCACGCAGCGCCTCGTGCACGCGGCCCTCGCGCAGAAGAAGGTGCCGTACGGTCGAGACGAGCTGAACGCCCTCGCCGCCGAATGCACCGAGAAGGAGGACGGCGCCCAGAAGGTCGAGCGGCGGGTGCGCAAGGCCGCCGCCGCGTGCCTGCTCTCGAGCCGGATCGGCCAGCAGTTCGACGGCGTCGTGACGGGCGCCTCGTCGAAGGGCACGTGGGTGCGCGTCTTCGATCCGCCCGTCGAGGGACGCGTCGAGCGCGGCGAGGAAGGGCTCGACGTGGGCGACGAGGTGCGTGTCCGGCTCGTCCACACGGACCCCGAGCGCGGGTTCATCGACTTCGTGCGGGTATAG
- a CDS encoding SDR family oxidoreductase: MRLDGKVAIVTGATRGIGRTIATVFAREGAKVVLAGRTVAAGERAQAKTMDAYSASKGAMNALTRSMAVGYARDRIRVNAISSGLIESGESIERLLANPERRVWLERSIPLPYFGTPEDIAWGCVYLASNESRYVTGTVLPIDGGYLACPA; encoded by the coding sequence ATGCGACTCGACGGCAAGGTGGCGATCGTCACGGGCGCCACGAGAGGCATCGGGCGCACCATCGCGACCGTGTTCGCGCGCGAGGGCGCAAAGGTCGTCCTCGCGGGGCGGACCGTCGCCGCCGGCGAGCGGGCGCAGGCGAAGACCATGGACGCCTACTCGGCGAGCAAGGGCGCGATGAACGCCCTCACGCGATCGATGGCCGTCGGCTACGCGAGGGACCGGATCCGGGTGAACGCAATCTCGTCGGGGCTGATCGAGAGCGGCGAGAGCATCGAGCGCCTGCTCGCGAATCCCGAGCGACGCGTCTGGCTCGAGCGCAGCATCCCCCTGCCGTACTTCGGAACACCCGAGGACATCGCGTGGGGCTGCGTCTATCTGGCATCGAACGAGTCGCGGTACGTGACGGGCACGGTACTGCCGATCGACGGTGGCTACCTCGCCTGCCCTGCCTGA